Below is a genomic region from uncultured Erythrobacter sp..
ATCGCTTAGACCTTCGAACCGATCATCAGGCAGCGACAAACCGCGCTGTGTGAAATAGCAAAATCGAAATTGTCGCGGGCGGACGAGGATTTGGAGGGAAGACGGGATCTACCTGTCCGCCCGCGACCGAGACCAAAAGGGTCCCTTATGCAAACCCGCGTTCTCGTGACAGCATGCCGCTAGCTAGGATCGCAACCGCGAGGCCCGCATGGAGCCAACGATCAGCCTCGTTGATGTGGATCATGCCAAGCAGCATGTCATTGGTTGTGAAAAAGCCGACAATCGCGACCACAACATAGGCGACGCCGATACCGAGCACTGTTGCGCGCGATTTTCCGGCCACTGAACCGGCGAGAAAGCCGATCCCCGTAACGATATGGACCAAGTTGTGCATCGTATTGACGGCGAAGATGCCGTCCGGACTCACAAGCGGATTTGGGATGAAGCCGAGAATTCCAACCGCAACAAAAGTTGCGGCCAGAAGCCTGGCCAGTAGTTTTGCATCAATCATATTGACTCCTATCAATGTGCCTGACCGAGTTTCGGCCTGGCAATTGACTAGGCACCGCTATGCCCGCCTCGCCAGTGCGGAAGCCACATCTAGTATTGCGTGCAAACTTGTTTGGATGCGCTGCAATGTCAGTCGCTCATTAACGCCGGCCCTGACCCAAATTGGGCGCAGGCAGAGCATCCGCTGATTCGCAAGAATCGCTCGCTTCGATACGAAAACGCCGAGTCACCCGATGGAATTCCCGCCTTTTGGAACGGTTTCATTGCCCATCGTCCAAAGCGATTTGCACGCCGTCTTTGATCGACGGCGCCCTGTGGCCAGCCGGAAAATTCGATGCCAGCCGGACTGTGGTTCGAGTGATCGATCCATATGAGTCTCAATGAAAGGAAAGTACAATGCGTCGAATTCTGGCAAAATCCCTCGCCGCCGTGGCTATGATCAGTGTGGTTGTTGCAAGCCCCGCAGCAGCTGATGAAGGCCCCAGTGACATGGAGATCGCACATATCGCCTATACGGCTGGCAATCTCGACATCCGCTATGCGCATCTCGCGCTCGCAATCTCTGAAAACCCCGAAGTTCGCCAGTTCGCCGAACTGATGATCCGTGACCACAATGCGGTCAACGAACAGGCCCTTGCGCTGCTTTCTCGTTTGGGTGCGACACCGGTTGATAACGCAACCAGCCGCCAACTGGCCGATGCTGCGCGTGACAAGCGAGAAGAACTGGCTTCGCTCGACGGCGCTGAGTTCGACCGTGCTTATGCAGCCAACGAACTTGGCTATCACCAATTCGTGAACACCACTGTCGAAACCGCTTTCATCCCGGCGGTGGACAATGATGAGTTCCGCTCGTTGCTCGGCGCTGCATTGCAGGTTTTCAAAGTGCATGAGCAGCATGCTGAACAGATGGTCGAAGCGCTGCAATGAGCGCCTCGGTCAACAAGCAGATCGGATTGAGAGGTCGCCGCAATGGCCTCTCGATTCTCTCCCGATTGGTGCTGGTCTTTGCGGTCATATTGGCGGTTGCTGCCGTCAGCCTGACCGCCTCATGGCCTGGACAGGCCGAAGCCAAATCGGAGCCTGTCATGCACGTGGTCGAGATCCGGCAGTTCAAATTCTTCCCTGCCAATCTAACGGTCAATCGCGGCGACAGGATCGAGTTTAAGAACCTCGATATCGCTCCGCACACGGCGACAGCTCAGGGATGGGATTCGGGTAACCTGACACGGGGCCAGTCATGGACCCTGACAGCAGATGAAGCCGGAACCTTTGACTATATCTGCACCTACCATCCGGCGATGAAGGGCCGCATAACCGTCCGCTAGTGCTGCCTGGCCGCCCTTTCGCACACTCTCCCCACCCAATCGCTCGCCTGTCCAACCGAACCGCATAATCAAGCGGCGCGGTTGGGCGCGGCGTGCACAAACCCACCGGAAAAGAAGATGAAAACTACCAACCTCAGGCTAACAGCCGCAGCATCGCTTACATTCGTACTGAGCGCGACAAGCGCGCTCGCTCACCATGTCGCGGTCGATTCCCAAACCGGGGAATCGGGACCGATCACCGTCATCTCGGCAGACACTCCTAAACAGGGCAGCGTCTCATTCGGAACCGAGCTCTATGTTGAAGACTACGATGCTTTCCTTGATGAAGAACTCGAACACTTCGCCGAGGAAGGTTTCGAAGGCGTGCACAACACTGATGCCGCCTATGTCGCAAAGTTCAGCGCAAGCTACGCCGTCCGCGACAATCTAACCGTAAGTGCAGCCCTGCCCTATTTCATCCGCGACGGCATTCGCGAGGCCGAACCTGACCACGCAATGCACGGGCACGGATCGCTGGGGCATGGATCGCAGGGCCACGGCGCTGCAACCGAGATCCACACGCTAGGCACAGCGGCGGGTATCGGCGATCTCCAGATCGGGGCGAAGTTTGGTCTGCTGGACCGGCGTGAGGCACCAATCGGCCTGGCATTGATAGCGGGCCTCAGCATCCCGACCGGCGATGTCCGTGAACGGCAGAATGACGGATCACGCTTTGAGACCGAATTCCAGCCCAGCACCGGCTCATGGGACCCCAAAGCCGGCCTTGCCATCAGCCGGTCGATCGGGCCGATCTCTCTTGACGCTAGCGGCGTCTACACGTTCCGCACCGAAGGCTCGCAGGACACCAATCTGGGCGACCATTTCGCTTTTGGTGCAGCAGCCAGCTGGCGTATTGGCAAAGGGCCACATGTCCATTCCGATGGCACCTTTGAGCGGCACGATGCTTTCGACCTGATCCTTGAATTCAACGGTGAATGGGAAGAGCGCGAGCGCATCAATGGCGCGAGCAATTTGAACAGCGGCGGCACTCAGCTATTCATCAGTCCGGGTGCGCGATTTGTTTCGTCGAATGGGTGGAATGCTTATGCAACTGTATCCATTCCGGTCCACGAAGACTTGAACGGTATCCAGAATGAAACCGACATGCGTTTCAAACTTGGATTTCTGGTCAGTCTGTGATCGATACTTGATCGTGCCGCTCGCTGCGATTGATGGCTCGCCGCAAGGCAAATGTGCGGGTTTGTCGCCGACAATCCCGCGCCATAGAAAAGCGGCGGGCGGCACGTTCGCAATTGGAAGGGACAAGCCAATGAATGTGTTGGACGACATCCTCAGCACCCTCAATCTGAAGGGCGCCCTGTATTTCCGCACCGACTTCAATTCGCCGTGGGCGGTGAAGGTCCCGGACCTTGAACAAGCAGCCAGATTTCATCTGTGCGTGCAAGGCGGTTGCGATGTAGCAATCGAGAACGGCGACACTGTCGAGCTTTCTCAGGGCGATCTGATCCTAATTCCGCGGGGACGCTCCCACATCCTCGCCGACAAGCCGGTCTCGCAGGCCCCTCCACTCGAAAGCGTCCTTGCTGATGCCGGTTATGAGGGTGAAGGTGTGCTGTCAGTCGGGCGCGGTAATCCCGATGCTTCGACCCAGCTAATCTGCGGCCATTTCACATTCCGTCGCGGTGCCGATCACCCGATCCTTCGCGCTCTTCCCGACTATCTGGTCACATCCTCCGCCATGCGTGCACGCGAAGTCTGGCTGGATGAGATCCTGCGCCTGTTGACCAGACACATGTTTGACAATGAGAGTGAGCTGACTTCGACCGCTACCAAATTGTCCGAGATCTTCTTTATCGAGCTGATCCGGCTGGGCATCGGCCAGACGCCTCAGATGCAATCCATCCTCTCAGCCTTTACTGATCGGCAGATCGGGCGCGCGCTTGAGCTCATGCACAAAGATGCCGAGCAGCCATGGACGGTGGCGTCGATGGCAAGCGAGGTCGGCATGTCACGCAGCAGTTTTGCTGACCGATTCCGCGAATTGATTGGCATTGGACCGATGAGTTATCTGTCGGAATGGCGCTTGCAAAAGGCGCTGGCACTGCTCGAGGATGAGCGATGTTCCGTTCAGCAGGCTGCGGCGGGGACGGGCTACCTTTCAGCAGCAGCCTTCACTCGCGCCTTCACAGCGCGCTTCGGCCATTCGCCGCGCGAATTCAGGCGCAATGCCGGCTGAAACTAGCCTTTCCTTCAATCTAGCTTTCAACGCGGCAGGAAGTTGGAGCCGGAAATCGGTGCTGCGCGAACTTGAGCGGGATCGGACGATAAAACGCAAAGAACACTTCAATGCCAAGAGAATGCTCAGCTGAAGAGATGGAGGTTGAGGTTGGGTGGCAGTGCTGAAAGCTCTAAGTCGGCTTCCACCTCCATGAGTTGACAATCATAGGAACGCGGACACCGCCGATGAGCGGTCTGTCTGCTTAGTCAGGTCGCCACCCAGAAGCGGATCGGCTGGTCACGACCCAGAAGCTGACAATAGAAAGGCAACTTTCTTTGCCTTTGGGCAGACTCTATTTTGGTTTGCTCAACTCAGGCGTCTTGGCGAGCTATCTCTGTCTCTGGATTCCGTCGAAATCCCAGCAGTAAAGAGCCGGATGTCATGGTGAGAGGAGCTGCTCTTGTTCGGCTATCTGGACCTGTAGGCGCAATAGCTCCAGCTGACGCTGTAGATCCTGGAGCCTGCTCGCGTAAGCGTCGACCTGCGGATTCAAATTGCTTTGTAGCTCCGCAATCCGCACTTGGTGCTCGAGAACTGAGACTTCTTGCTGCAAGATTGTGACGGGGTTGGTCGGATTTATCTGTTCCTGCAACTGGTTCAGCAATTGCTGCTGTTGGAGAAGGCCGACTTGCCGTTGAAGCTCTTCCAACGGCTCGTTCGCCGCGGCGGTGGCGTCCGCTTCCCTCGTGGTCCCGATATCCTGCAGTAAAGAGTTCAGCGCGTTGGCGGAAGAGCCTGCGGCCTGGGCCGCTTCGAGAGCCACCGCGCTATTCTCTTTGTACTCAACCATCGTGGGCTCGCCGGTCGTGTTGAAGGTGGCGTTGAGGACATTGTTTTGGCCGAAGCCGTTCGAGAACGGCAGCACGATATAGGCCCCCAGCTGCGGCACACTCACATTCTGTTCGACAACCTTGCCCGCGCTAGTCGTTGAACAAGGGACACCGTAGCCCGTGCATACGATAACCTGGCCCGGAACAGGTTGCCGGGCGACTATGCCGGCGACGTGATCTAACTGACCTCCTGGTTCATCCTCGTCCCTTGAGGCCAAACCAAGCCGCCCCCGGACAGCATCGACGCTGGCGTCATCTAGGCCAAAGCCCTGGGTTCGGAGCTGGATTGTGATGGAAAGTTCGCGTGCAATTGTTGGTCCGAACCTTCCCATGTCACAGGGCGCGTCATCCGTGCATAGACTTGGATCGATTGTTCCTAAGAACACCCCAAAAGCCGGATTATCCTTCTGATTGAAAAGTTTGTTGATCCATGCCTGTCGAGCTATGCCGCCCGCAATATCGGTCGCGTCATTCTCGCGGAAATCGAATTCTCGGGACTGGTATCCTGTTTCCGGCATTACCCCGGATGGGCGCCATGCAAACACCTCCGAAAAGGCCAGCGTCCTGTCGAATTCTGCAATCTGGGTGTCGAACTTCTTGATTTCCCCTGCCAGCGCCTTTCCCTGTTCAGTCAGAGTGCCGATCAGGTCTTTTTGAGCGTCGGAGAGTTTGTCGGCGTCGATTGCATTCAACGCAGCCAAACGCGTGTTGACGGATGCGAGCGCTTCAACCTTACTTTTCCGGTCCGATGCAATCTTTGCCCTTAGTTCTACCAGCGGCTGCTGCTCGAAAACGACTTGACCATTGTCATCAAGCCTGTTCGTCGCAACTGTCGCCATTGGACAAGAGGCAAAAGCTTGCTCACGGAGATTGGGAGCCCCCATCGGCACCGGCACACCCGTCGCCAACCTGGCAATTGCGAAGCCCGCCTTTAGCGTTTCAACTGCGATGTTGATCGATTGATCCTGAGCCGCAACGTTGACCGCACTGATCATCCGGTTCTCGTGGAACGTCACCTTGAAACTTGACGTCTTCGTCTCGGAAGACAGCGCAGCATAGTCGAGAACAAAATACTCGGATGCAGGGTATTTAGCCGAAATTTCAACCTCGGTCTCGAAGTCGACCTTAAGCGTCACGGTCGATGCTCCATTCGATGCGTCGAACCCAGGCTGACCCGGCGTGAACAGCTCGCATTTCTTTAAGCGATGTGTAGCCGTTGCCTCTAATTGCAAAACCGGCAGAGCATAAGGAACACCATCTATTCGTGTCTGCTGCAGCGAGACTGGCCTTGTCTCCAGAGATGTAGCGCATCCGGCTAATAGAACCGGTAAAAGCAAGACTCGAAATAGCTTGTGTCTCATGATACCCCCTGCACTTACTTCACTTATTGTGAGGCTCTTGAAATGTCCAGTAGATTCATTCAGATTATTGCTTTCTGTTTTGCCTTTTCGATACCATCACAAGAAGTTCTAAGCCAGCAAAAAAACGAAATATCCCCCTCTACACGAAGCGTATTGGGGCCTGAAGTGGAGCCTGGTTGGTTCTTGGAGCTGCCACTAGGAGAGAGTCGTTCGGCATTACTAAAAGATGGTGCGCAATCGATCCTTCTTAAGCGTATTGACTGGAGAACAGCCGGCGATGCGGAAGATTTTCGTTCTCTAAAGGGTTTGTTTGAGAATCTAGCGGCGTGGCAGATTGATAGGATACCCGTTTGTTTTTTGGGCATCGATGCGCAGTTCGCACTATCTGATCAAAAGGCTCGGTCACTAAAGTCGGAAATCGCAGAAATCGCCGCTGAATGGAACGCGGTGCCGGGCGTTCCCGATTTTGACTTCGGTGATCTAGAAAATCCGAATGTCTGTTCGGGAAATGAGTACGCTGTTGCCGTACAGATCGATGAGAGGCCATCGGGTTCGATGGTCGGGCGAAGTGCGCGCCCATATGCAAAGCTCGGAATCCCAACCATGCACCTACAACTCTCCAGACTTGTGTCGGGCGGCAACGAGATGAAAAGGCATGTCGTGCTGCATGAATTTGGTCATGCACTAGGCCTCTTGCATGAAATCAGACATGCTGACGGAAATTGCTGGGAAAAATTCAAAAAGCCGGAACTGTATGCCTATTACGCGAAGGAACTTGGCATCAGCGACCAGGAGCAGGTCAGGACACAGCTACGTAGATACGACAGAGTCACTTTCGGCGGCTTGTTGACGATTACAAGCATCGATCAGCTTTCTGTGATGATGTACTCATTCCCGCCGCGGGTATATGAACAGGCTTCTCCACCTTGTTGGTCATCTTTGAATTCAGTCATTTCCGATGGAGATGTGCTCACGCTTCAAAAGGCGTATGGCAATTCCGGGACCGGATTGATGCGCCTGGCTTCACTGACCAGCGATCTCGCGGAGCCTCATAGGCGTGTGGTAGATGCGTACGTGACCTTGCAAACAGCGCCTCCTCTTATCCAAGATGAATTGATTCTGGTTCTAGCGGCCGAACCCGACGGCGCATCATCGAAACAATTGGCCGATGCCGTGTTCAAAGCGGCCCATTCTCCCAGGATTCAATCGATTTTGAGCGATGGACCAGGTTAAATTCTCCGTTGCCTATCCCAATTCACTCTCGCTTCGACAGCTTGCCGATGGGTACGCAACGCTGGTGCAAAAATGAGGGTAAGTTCGATGAGATTTCGGTGGTTATCCGCTGGCTCGACGAACGATCTTGCCTCGTCCTGTTGGACTCCCTTACGCTACGCTTCAGGCCGCCCAGCCGGGCGACCACATCCGCCGGAACTCTAACTTAACCGGTGGACACCCTAAAGGGGCAGGTCACCTCTTGAATGTCTCCTTTCACCCCCAATTTCGGTCGCTGAATGATGGCTTGAGTTGGGCCGATTGCAGTCTGGCGGCTTTTGGGAGCTGGGATAGGGAAAGCGACTATGCAATCCGGCCATCCTCTCAGTTTAAACCAGATTGTCTAGGATTTGACCTGTTAACCGGAATAATCTGGCATTTTGCGTACTTGGAAATTTTGGAGGCTGGTTGACGTTTTCGACTTATACCTGAACACCGTTGGCTATTCTAGAATGAGCTAGGCACTTGCCTTTCACGTGGAGCGCCCGATGATCTTTAGCCGACGGAGCATCCAAGACAGGCTAGATGC
It encodes:
- a CDS encoding DUF4383 domain-containing protein — encoded protein: MIDAKLLARLLAATFVAVGILGFIPNPLVSPDGIFAVNTMHNLVHIVTGIGFLAGSVAGKSRATVLGIGVAYVVVAIVGFFTTNDMLLGMIHINEADRWLHAGLAVAILASGMLSRERGFA
- a CDS encoding DUF4142 domain-containing protein, producing MRRILAKSLAAVAMISVVVASPAAADEGPSDMEIAHIAYTAGNLDIRYAHLALAISENPEVRQFAELMIRDHNAVNEQALALLSRLGATPVDNATSRQLADAARDKREELASLDGAEFDRAYAANELGYHQFVNTTVETAFIPAVDNDEFRSLLGAALQVFKVHEQHAEQMVEALQ
- a CDS encoding cupredoxin family copper-binding protein, whose product is MSASVNKQIGLRGRRNGLSILSRLVLVFAVILAVAAVSLTASWPGQAEAKSEPVMHVVEIRQFKFFPANLTVNRGDRIEFKNLDIAPHTATAQGWDSGNLTRGQSWTLTADEAGTFDYICTYHPAMKGRITVR
- a CDS encoding transporter, which encodes MKTTNLRLTAAASLTFVLSATSALAHHVAVDSQTGESGPITVISADTPKQGSVSFGTELYVEDYDAFLDEELEHFAEEGFEGVHNTDAAYVAKFSASYAVRDNLTVSAALPYFIRDGIREAEPDHAMHGHGSLGHGSQGHGAATEIHTLGTAAGIGDLQIGAKFGLLDRREAPIGLALIAGLSIPTGDVRERQNDGSRFETEFQPSTGSWDPKAGLAISRSIGPISLDASGVYTFRTEGSQDTNLGDHFAFGAAASWRIGKGPHVHSDGTFERHDAFDLILEFNGEWEERERINGASNLNSGGTQLFISPGARFVSSNGWNAYATVSIPVHEDLNGIQNETDMRFKLGFLVSL
- a CDS encoding AraC family transcriptional regulator — its product is MNVLDDILSTLNLKGALYFRTDFNSPWAVKVPDLEQAARFHLCVQGGCDVAIENGDTVELSQGDLILIPRGRSHILADKPVSQAPPLESVLADAGYEGEGVLSVGRGNPDASTQLICGHFTFRRGADHPILRALPDYLVTSSAMRAREVWLDEILRLLTRHMFDNESELTSTATKLSEIFFIELIRLGIGQTPQMQSILSAFTDRQIGRALELMHKDAEQPWTVASMASEVGMSRSSFADRFRELIGIGPMSYLSEWRLQKALALLEDERCSVQQAAAGTGYLSAAAFTRAFTARFGHSPREFRRNAG